A part of Methanomassiliicoccales archaeon genomic DNA contains:
- a CDS encoding universal stress protein — protein MMESDRLIKRLLVAVDGSQQSYKAVRYASEIAKSTNAAMTLLAVVEVIDAPELMMADHINGEKAAMDSALEEAAEMAISYGVEAKTVIRHGNPADQILRYAKEEGVDMIVTGSRGRGDAKGLIMGSVSRAVTKRADIPVLIVR, from the coding sequence GTGATGGAGAGCGATAGGTTGATCAAACGACTGTTGGTCGCGGTGGACGGGTCTCAACAAAGTTATAAAGCGGTCCGTTATGCGTCCGAAATCGCGAAAAGCACTAACGCGGCGATGACGCTGTTGGCCGTCGTCGAAGTGATAGACGCTCCGGAATTGATGATGGCAGACCACATCAATGGTGAAAAGGCGGCAATGGATTCTGCGTTGGAGGAGGCTGCGGAGATGGCGATCTCTTACGGTGTTGAGGCCAAGACGGTCATCCGTCATGGCAATCCAGCCGATCAGATACTCAGATACGCAAAGGAGGAGGGGGTCGATATGATAGTCACAGGCAGCAGGGGCCGGGGCGATGCCAAAGGTCTTATCATGGGGAGCGTGTCCAGGGCCGTCACTAAAAGGGCGGACATACCGGTCCTGATAGTCCGTTGA
- a CDS encoding cation:proton antiporter, whose product MDSTALLVVLVTAFIASLMSIRLGISVAILEIVLGIVLGNVLGMESADHEWLAFLAGIGSVVLTFLAGAEIDPDAMKKDLKGSLVIGTLSFLAPFLGALAFAYYVLGWATQASLITGIALSTTSVAVVYIVLVEAGTSKTRTGSLILSACFVTDLGTALALSLLFVQPNYNIIFLLIAIVIVSVYGPKVIDRAIRWIKGRGGEGEVKLLLVLIIGLGALAEVAGVHAVLPAYILGLVTARVMGNNKTALQKLRTVCLAMLTPIFFINAGMNVSVAAVVSGIGLIAVLFGVKVITKFIGVLPATKYFVGRDSVYITLLMSTGLTFGTISAQYGLNSGIIDEMQFSILVMVVVLTAVIPTVFAQKMFSPKFEGGNR is encoded by the coding sequence ATCGACTCCACCGCGTTGCTGGTCGTGCTGGTTACAGCGTTCATAGCTTCATTGATGTCCATCCGGTTGGGCATTTCGGTCGCTATCTTGGAGATCGTGCTTGGAATAGTGCTTGGTAATGTGCTGGGAATGGAGAGCGCCGACCACGAATGGTTGGCGTTCTTGGCCGGCATCGGGAGCGTTGTGCTCACCTTCCTTGCGGGGGCAGAGATAGACCCAGATGCGATGAAGAAGGACCTGAAGGGCAGTCTGGTCATAGGCACCCTTTCGTTCTTGGCCCCTTTCCTTGGGGCCCTTGCATTCGCCTATTACGTATTAGGATGGGCGACGCAGGCCTCTCTGATAACGGGGATAGCCCTCTCCACGACATCAGTGGCAGTTGTCTATATCGTACTGGTCGAGGCCGGTACCAGCAAGACGAGGACCGGCTCTCTTATATTGTCCGCATGCTTCGTCACTGACCTCGGGACCGCTTTGGCCTTGAGCCTGCTCTTTGTTCAGCCGAACTACAACATCATCTTCCTATTGATAGCGATCGTGATCGTAAGCGTCTATGGTCCGAAGGTTATCGACCGGGCGATAAGATGGATAAAGGGAAGGGGTGGGGAGGGCGAGGTCAAGCTGCTGTTGGTATTGATAATCGGACTTGGGGCCTTGGCAGAGGTCGCAGGGGTCCATGCCGTCCTTCCAGCATACATCCTGGGCCTGGTCACGGCAAGGGTGATGGGGAACAACAAGACGGCCCTGCAGAAGCTCAGGACCGTGTGCTTGGCGATGTTGACTCCAATCTTCTTCATCAATGCTGGTATGAACGTGTCCGTCGCCGCGGTGGTCTCCGGCATCGGTCTCATAGCCGTGCTGTTCGGTGTCAAGGTCATAACAAAGTTCATAGGGGTCCTGCCCGCCACAAAATATTTTGTCGGCAGAGACAGTGTCTATATAACGTTGCTCATGAGCACTGGACTGACCTTTGGGACGATCTCTGCACAATATGGATTGAACAGCGGCATCATCGACGAGATGCAATTCTCGATACTGGTGATGGTCGTTGTCCTTACAGCGGTGATACCGACGGTATTCGCCCAAAAGATGTTCAGTCCAAAGTTCGAGGGGGGGAATAGGTGA
- a CDS encoding dynamin family protein, with amino-acid sequence MVWNTSGGLTMISSTALKEFEGRKLAILDVAGRLEEAATVLRADIARSRIKDIRTKLQDERFNIAVVGGYKRGKSTFVNALLGSEILPTGIVPLTSVITKIVSGDKTQVTVVFQDGRQEKIAIRDLGQYITEKGNPGNRLKVSEVEVTFDTGDLKEGVTIVDTPGIGSTFIENTKVAHGFIDQVDAAVFVIGADPPIGEAEMEFLKMVGRSVDKIFFVQNKIDAFSDGEWMESLDFSSTMIKDHLGLKEVKVYPLSSKLALDAKKRQGRAQWEASRFEQFERDFERFLVNGKGDVVLHNARSRLLRIAYDLKDAVTLEIDATEHSIEELQRRLDWLDQQNNHAVLRMKEAAYIIDGMEKDVSSSVTADIAPFIGSNKDRAVDLLKRRLDGISNDLNKEDLLNMVTSEMAITIDEVLEPFVKEQSSKVTGTFELAAIRFKKEADEIIRSVRQEVAEAFNISLCKDVRLPDFKQETRSWLDIRPVISYDLLFVGEVQSALPRKLMRRIVEKKALKMIEEELEKNAGRFRYDLVSRLSESCQRLKDEYQGNLNEVVSTIDKALRSGIEDRQRTKEDAMKRKALLRSELTILCDIVDELER; translated from the coding sequence GAAGGAGTTCGAAGGTCGGAAACTTGCTATTTTGGACGTGGCCGGAAGGCTCGAAGAGGCTGCAACGGTGTTGAGGGCAGATATCGCCAGGTCAAGGATCAAGGATATAAGGACCAAACTGCAGGATGAACGGTTCAACATCGCGGTGGTCGGCGGCTATAAAAGAGGAAAGTCGACCTTCGTCAATGCCCTTCTGGGCTCTGAGATACTTCCAACAGGTATCGTCCCGTTGACGAGCGTGATAACGAAGATCGTGAGCGGAGATAAGACCCAGGTGACCGTGGTCTTTCAAGATGGAAGGCAAGAGAAGATCGCGATCAGGGACCTAGGACAATATATCACAGAGAAAGGAAACCCTGGGAACAGGTTGAAGGTCAGTGAGGTGGAGGTCACCTTTGATACAGGCGATCTGAAGGAGGGTGTCACCATCGTAGATACACCAGGCATCGGATCGACATTTATTGAGAACACCAAGGTCGCCCATGGGTTCATCGACCAAGTAGATGCTGCAGTGTTCGTGATAGGTGCCGACCCTCCGATAGGTGAGGCAGAGATGGAGTTCTTGAAGATGGTCGGCAGGTCGGTGGACAAGATCTTCTTCGTTCAGAACAAGATCGATGCGTTTTCAGATGGCGAGTGGATGGAATCATTGGATTTTTCCTCGACCATGATAAAGGATCACCTTGGACTAAAAGAGGTCAAGGTATATCCTCTCTCGTCCAAGTTGGCCTTGGACGCCAAGAAGAGACAGGGTAGGGCACAATGGGAGGCCAGCCGTTTCGAGCAGTTCGAAAGGGATTTTGAGAGATTCTTGGTGAATGGAAAGGGAGATGTCGTGCTCCATAACGCCAGGTCACGATTGCTGCGGATAGCGTATGACCTGAAGGATGCTGTCACGTTGGAGATCGATGCTACGGAACATTCCATCGAAGAATTGCAAAGAAGATTGGATTGGCTTGATCAACAGAACAATCATGCAGTTCTGAGAATGAAAGAGGCGGCGTATATCATAGATGGGATGGAGAAAGATGTGTCCAGCTCGGTCACTGCCGATATCGCGCCATTTATCGGATCGAATAAAGACCGAGCTGTAGATCTGCTTAAAAGGAGGCTCGATGGGATCAGCAACGACCTAAATAAGGAAGATCTCCTCAATATGGTGACAAGTGAGATGGCCATCACTATCGATGAGGTCCTGGAGCCTTTCGTGAAAGAGCAAAGCTCGAAAGTGACGGGGACCTTCGAGCTCGCCGCAATAAGATTTAAAAAAGAGGCGGATGAGATCATCAGGTCGGTCCGTCAGGAGGTGGCCGAGGCTTTCAACATCAGCCTGTGCAAAGATGTGAGGCTCCCTGACTTCAAACAAGAGACAAGGTCTTGGCTCGATATCAGACCTGTCATCTCATATGACCTGTTGTTCGTCGGTGAGGTCCAGAGCGCACTACCCCGGAAGTTGATGAGGCGTATCGTTGAAAAAAAGGCCTTGAAGATGATAGAGGAGGAGCTCGAGAAGAACGCGGGCAGATTCAGATATGACCTCGTGAGCCGACTGTCTGAGAGCTGCCAAAGGCTGAAGGACGAATATCAGGGAAATCTGAACGAGGTCGTATCGACCATCGATAAAGCATTGAGGTCTGGTATCGAAGATAGGCAGCGGACAAAGGAAGATGCGATGAAACGCAAGGCGCTCTTGAGGTCAGAGCTGACAATCCTATGCGACATCGTAGATGAACTGGAAAGATAG
- a CDS encoding MFS transporter — MAIGLNAHLSKRTAFSFIIVMGIVSLLVDLVYEGARSITGPYLSMLGASAAVVGFVAGFGELAGYGLRYVSGVLSDRTKQYWLITIAGYSMSVIAVPLLALAGSWELAAVLIVTERAGKAIRTPAKDTMLSHATSVVGHGRGFGIHEAMDQTGALIGPMIIAVVLFLGGSYQAGFALMVIPAIMALVVLLYARHYYPNPRGFEGSREIRTEGIPRSFWFYLMAVALVAAAFADFALMSFHFEKTGLVDMVYIPIFYAVAMGVDAIAALAFGRLYDKIGLPVLAMVSMISAFFAPLVFLGDIYMALIGTVLWGVGMGAQESVMRAAVAELVPPDKRSTGYGIFNLGYGVFWFIGSAIMGVLYDVSIVALVAFSFALQVASVPIFLRLKRSK; from the coding sequence ATGGCGATCGGTCTTAACGCTCATCTCTCGAAGAGGACGGCCTTTTCCTTCATCATCGTGATGGGGATAGTAAGTCTGCTTGTCGATCTGGTGTATGAGGGTGCCAGGAGCATCACGGGCCCTTACCTGTCAATGCTTGGCGCCAGCGCGGCCGTGGTCGGTTTCGTCGCAGGGTTCGGGGAGCTGGCCGGCTACGGGCTGAGATATGTATCGGGGGTGCTCAGCGACCGGACCAAACAATACTGGCTGATAACTATCGCCGGTTATTCCATGAGCGTTATCGCGGTCCCCTTACTCGCTTTGGCCGGGAGCTGGGAGCTGGCAGCCGTGCTCATAGTGACGGAAAGAGCAGGGAAGGCCATACGGACCCCCGCCAAGGACACCATGTTGTCCCATGCCACGTCCGTGGTCGGACATGGGCGGGGCTTCGGGATCCACGAGGCCATGGACCAGACAGGCGCTCTCATTGGTCCGATGATCATCGCCGTGGTCCTTTTCCTTGGTGGCAGCTACCAGGCAGGATTTGCCCTGATGGTCATCCCGGCCATTATGGCCCTGGTCGTTCTGCTCTATGCCCGCCACTACTATCCGAACCCGAGAGGTTTCGAGGGGAGCAGAGAGATAAGGACGGAGGGCATCCCTAGGTCATTCTGGTTCTATCTGATGGCAGTGGCCCTGGTTGCCGCTGCCTTCGCTGACTTCGCATTGATGTCGTTCCATTTCGAGAAGACGGGCCTGGTGGACATGGTCTACATACCGATCTTCTACGCGGTGGCGATGGGTGTCGATGCCATCGCCGCCCTCGCCTTTGGGCGCTTGTATGACAAGATAGGTCTACCGGTGCTCGCCATGGTATCAATGATCTCGGCGTTCTTCGCTCCTTTGGTGTTCTTGGGCGATATCTACATGGCGCTGATAGGAACGGTGCTGTGGGGCGTGGGGATGGGGGCGCAGGAATCTGTGATGAGGGCGGCGGTGGCAGAACTGGTCCCGCCAGACAAGAGGAGCACTGGGTATGGTATATTCAATCTAGGATACGGCGTCTTCTGGTTCATCGGGAGCGCGATAATGGGCGTGCTCTATGATGTCTCCATCGTCGCGTTGGTGGCGTTCTCTTTCGCTTTGCAGGTGGCGTCGGTCCCGATATTCCTCAGACTGAAAAGGTCTAAATGA